A region from the Methanomassiliicoccales archaeon genome encodes:
- the cobO gene encoding cob(I)yrinic acid a,c-diamide adenosyltransferase has translation MEQHLGLVHVYTGDGKGKTTAALGMCVRALGHGYTALIIQFMKTGGTYGENFLDIPGLTVMPSGHDCLVFSQAVTQADLDRAAEGLEAARDALYRGQYDIVVLDEVNVAIKLGLLSAEEVAEAVRDRKKGMEVVLTGRYAPPELLELADYITEMRSMRHPYQKGVLSRKGVDR, from the coding sequence ATGGAGCAGCACTTGGGGCTGGTGCATGTCTACACCGGCGACGGAAAGGGAAAGACCACCGCCGCTCTGGGAATGTGCGTTCGAGCATTGGGCCATGGTTATACCGCCCTCATCATCCAGTTCATGAAGACAGGAGGTACCTACGGTGAGAACTTCTTGGACATCCCCGGTCTGACGGTAATGCCCTCAGGCCACGACTGCCTGGTGTTCTCCCAGGCGGTCACCCAAGCGGACCTGGACCGAGCGGCGGAGGGGTTGGAGGCGGCCAGGGACGCATTGTATCGCGGTCAATACGACATCGTAGTATTGGACGAGGTCAACGTGGCCATCAAGCTGGGTCTGCTGAGCGCGGAGGAAGTGGCCGAGGCGGTCCGCGACCGGAAAAAAGGGATGGAGGTGGTGCTCACCGGACGGTACGCACCTCCGGAACTGCTTGAACTGGCCGATTACATCACCGAGATGAGATCGATGCGTCACCCATATCAAAAAGGCGTGCTCTCAAGAAAGGGCGTGGACCGATAG
- a CDS encoding flavodoxin family protein: MKVVAFNGSPRVNGNTHQALMMVLEELRKEGIETELIDICREELKPCKACGTCKRNKDERCVIDDDLLNEYVQKMKSANGIIIGSPVYFGNMSAQTKALIDRAGFVVGGNDDMLRRKVGAAVAINRRAGALETFGEINKFFLISQMIVPGSNYWNVGTASKPGDIISDEEGVRTFKILGQNMAWLLKKLD, translated from the coding sequence ATGAAGGTCGTGGCGTTCAATGGCAGTCCCCGGGTGAACGGCAACACCCACCAGGCGTTGATGATGGTCCTGGAAGAGCTCAGGAAAGAAGGGATAGAGACCGAGCTTATCGACATATGCCGGGAGGAACTGAAACCCTGCAAGGCATGCGGTACTTGCAAGCGGAACAAGGACGAGAGATGTGTGATCGATGATGATCTTTTGAATGAGTACGTACAGAAGATGAAGTCCGCGAACGGCATCATCATCGGTTCTCCGGTCTATTTCGGTAACATGTCAGCTCAGACCAAGGCGCTCATCGATCGCGCTGGTTTTGTGGTCGGGGGCAACGATGATATGCTGCGCCGAAAGGTGGGGGCGGCCGTCGCTATCAACCGTCGCGCGGGAGCATTGGAGACCTTCGGCGAGATCAACAAGTTCTTTCTCATCAGCCAGATGATCGTCCCGGGCAGTAACTACTGGAACGTAGGCACGGCATCGAAACCAGGGGACATCATCTCCGACGAGGAGGGTGTGCGCACCTTCAAGATACTGGGACAGAACATGGCCTGGCTCCTGAAAAAGTTGGATTGA
- a CDS encoding LysE family transporter translates to MSALLDGLIAGYGIAIPLGGISVLIVNLALERGFRLGFMAGAGTATIDMICATLAVFAGAAVVASISPYAQPLQLMSGLVLIAMGVYGLFQIRKRGSTDEHPPSGGREEAWTTYGKFLALTILNPFTVAYFLALIIGKGSTWSFSLMDCIWFIGGVTFASFSWQIVLAGVGAVVRKHLTPRFMKGSIIVGNAIVILLGFQIMISI, encoded by the coding sequence ATGAGCGCTTTGTTGGACGGTCTGATCGCGGGGTACGGCATAGCCATACCTCTGGGTGGGATCTCCGTCCTCATCGTCAATCTAGCCCTGGAAAGAGGATTCCGCCTCGGATTCATGGCGGGGGCTGGAACGGCCACCATCGATATGATCTGCGCCACCCTGGCCGTCTTCGCTGGCGCCGCCGTGGTAGCATCGATCTCCCCCTATGCCCAGCCGCTTCAATTGATGAGCGGCCTGGTGCTCATCGCCATGGGCGTGTACGGTCTCTTTCAAATTAGAAAGAGAGGATCAACGGATGAGCATCCACCCTCTGGAGGTCGGGAGGAGGCGTGGACCACCTATGGCAAGTTCTTGGCCCTCACCATATTGAACCCTTTCACAGTGGCCTACTTCCTGGCGTTGATAATCGGAAAGGGATCGACCTGGTCCTTTTCATTGATGGACTGTATTTGGTTCATCGGTGGGGTGACCTTTGCCTCGTTCTCCTGGCAGATCGTTCTAGCGGGAGTCGGGGCCGTGGTTAGAAAGCACCTTACACCTCGTTTCATGAAAGGCAGCATCATCGTGGGAAACGCCATAGTCATCCTGCTGGGCTTTCAGATCATGATCTCGATCTGA
- a CDS encoding anthranilate synthase component I family protein produces the protein MKRTPRTVYEEVDLRLSPAEAYARLRRGSDASFLLESAEGSSRTVAYSFLGASPVKILRGEGEHQGLDQVREVMAARAGVPSPFPFMGGLVGYFSYHLVNSFEEGLDLSSGGFPSYELGLYDRGLIYDHSAFKVYYFHPEGEKDAPPLFENDGALTEDEFRLEERSSATLQQDYEHGVRNIKGRILDGEAFQVVLSGFEEHRFQGDPFQLYLRLRQVNPSPYMFYLDFGERKVLGSSPETLVTVRENEATTYPIAGTRPLGSDLLERRSNRREMLADEKERAEHVMLVDLARNDLGKVCDYGSVEVADLMRVEEYSHVQHMVSRVRGILRSDRDSLDAFAAVFPAGTVSGAPKHRAMRLIESLESRGRGPYAGAVGYISDQGDLDTAITIRSAFVNGDHIYLQAGAGIVMDSVPEREYQECVSKLGAVHRSLNMCAGGRT, from the coding sequence ATGAAAAGAACCCCTAGGACCGTATACGAAGAGGTGGACCTGCGCCTATCCCCGGCCGAGGCCTACGCCAGGTTGAGGAGGGGCAGTGATGCCTCTTTCCTCCTGGAGAGCGCTGAAGGGTCCTCCCGCACCGTAGCCTATTCGTTCCTGGGCGCCTCCCCTGTGAAGATATTGCGAGGGGAGGGAGAACATCAGGGATTGGACCAGGTGCGGGAGGTCATGGCCGCGAGAGCGGGTGTGCCCTCCCCTTTCCCGTTCATGGGCGGGTTGGTAGGATATTTCTCCTACCATTTGGTCAATTCGTTCGAGGAAGGTTTGGACCTCAGTTCCGGAGGTTTCCCCAGCTATGAGCTCGGACTTTACGATAGAGGGTTGATCTATGATCATTCCGCGTTCAAGGTCTACTACTTTCACCCCGAGGGAGAAAAGGACGCCCCCCCATTGTTCGAGAACGACGGAGCGTTGACGGAGGATGAGTTCAGGCTGGAGGAGAGGTCGTCCGCTACGTTGCAGCAGGATTACGAGCATGGGGTGCGCAACATCAAGGGAAGGATATTGGACGGAGAGGCCTTCCAAGTGGTGCTTTCGGGGTTTGAAGAGCACCGGTTCCAGGGAGATCCGTTCCAACTATACCTACGCCTGAGGCAGGTCAACCCCTCCCCCTACATGTTCTACTTGGACTTCGGGGAGCGCAAAGTGCTGGGTTCCAGCCCGGAGACCCTGGTGACGGTACGGGAGAACGAGGCCACCACCTATCCCATCGCCGGGACCCGACCTCTTGGCTCCGATCTTCTGGAAAGACGTAGCAATCGCCGTGAGATGTTAGCTGATGAAAAGGAAAGGGCCGAGCACGTGATGCTGGTGGACCTGGCCCGCAACGATCTGGGAAAGGTCTGTGATTACGGCAGCGTGGAGGTGGCCGATCTCATGAGAGTGGAGGAGTACAGCCACGTGCAGCACATGGTGTCCCGGGTAAGGGGGATCCTCCGTTCCGACCGGGACTCTTTGGACGCGTTCGCCGCGGTGTTCCCCGCGGGTACGGTGAGCGGGGCACCCAAGCACCGGGCCATGCGGCTCATTGAATCCTTGGAGAGCAGAGGGAGGGGACCATACGCCGGAGCGGTCGGCTACATCTCGGACCAGGGGGACCTGGACACCGCCATCACCATTCGCTCCGCGTTCGTCAATGGCGATCACATCTATCTGCAGGCCGGAGCGGGCATCGTCATGGACTCGGTGCCGGAAAGGGAATATCAGGAGTGCGTGAGCAAACTGGGGGCGGTGCATCGGTCCCTCAACATGTGTGCGGGGGGAAGGACATGA
- a CDS encoding aminodeoxychorismate/anthranilate synthase component II: protein MRPRVLLIDNYDSFVYNLAHSLAMAGGEPVVLRNDRLDLVSARSEYQGIVISPGPGHPANIGDFGSCGEVLRKLSPTIPTLGVCLGHQGIAQVFGGTVLRAPTPMHGKVSEIRHDREGIFRGLPSPLKVGRYHSLCVREDDLPSEIVVTARSEDGTVMGLRHRSYPIEGVQFHPESLLTERGQELIDNFVSSLGG, encoded by the coding sequence ATGAGACCACGGGTGCTGCTCATAGACAATTATGACTCGTTCGTCTACAACCTGGCGCACTCATTGGCCATGGCCGGGGGGGAACCGGTGGTGTTGAGGAACGATCGATTGGACCTCGTTTCCGCCAGGTCCGAATATCAAGGCATAGTCATCTCGCCCGGGCCTGGACACCCGGCCAATATCGGCGATTTCGGCAGCTGCGGAGAGGTGCTCAGGAAGCTTTCACCCACCATCCCCACCTTAGGCGTCTGTCTAGGGCACCAGGGTATCGCCCAGGTATTCGGCGGAACCGTCCTTCGCGCTCCCACGCCCATGCATGGCAAGGTCTCAGAGATACGACACGACCGGGAGGGAATATTCCGAGGACTGCCCTCCCCCTTGAAGGTGGGAAGGTATCACTCCCTATGCGTACGGGAAGACGACCTTCCCTCGGAGATCGTGGTCACGGCGCGCAGCGAGGACGGTACGGTCATGGGACTGCGCCATCGTTCCTATCCCATCGAAGGGGTGCAGTTCCATCCAGAATCATTGCTGACCGAAAGAGGACAGGAGCTGATCGACAACTTTGTTTCCTCATTGGGAGGATGA
- the trpD gene encoding anthranilate phosphoribosyltransferase, with the protein MSQTERLFQAQRFATEILNGRMTDQVIADRLQDMGRRGESAEEMLGIANTFYGLCNRLSTVHPMVMDVCGTGGAAVRSFNVSTISAFVLAAAGVPVAKHGNRSSQGRCGSADLLEAMGADISPGPERSAKMLDSISFTFLFAPAYHPAMRHVVRARRLVSDRTIFNIIGPLMNPVLGPRRQLMGVCSPELLETVPSVLRSLGVDRAMIVHGLPGMDEVSLCGSTLVAELKGEDVERYEICPEEQGLKRCHENKVRELTPQASVRVCIDLLRGKANERRDMVLFNCACALYVFGSASSIAAGLSLAERVIDSGNAFSKMQQYILASNGGEAV; encoded by the coding sequence ATGTCCCAGACCGAGCGTCTTTTCCAAGCGCAGAGGTTCGCCACCGAGATCTTGAACGGCCGGATGACCGATCAGGTCATCGCCGACCGACTGCAGGATATGGGCCGGCGGGGGGAGAGCGCCGAGGAGATGCTGGGCATTGCCAATACATTCTACGGCCTCTGCAACCGTCTGTCAACCGTTCACCCCATGGTAATGGACGTTTGCGGCACCGGGGGTGCGGCGGTCCGCAGCTTCAACGTCAGTACCATCAGCGCCTTCGTCCTGGCGGCGGCCGGTGTGCCCGTGGCCAAGCACGGCAATCGTTCCTCTCAGGGACGGTGCGGCAGCGCCGACCTGCTGGAGGCCATGGGAGCGGACATATCGCCTGGCCCGGAACGGTCCGCGAAGATGCTGGACAGCATCTCCTTCACCTTCCTGTTCGCCCCCGCCTATCATCCGGCCATGCGACACGTGGTTAGGGCCAGGCGGCTGGTGTCGGACCGCACCATATTCAACATCATAGGTCCGCTCATGAACCCCGTGCTCGGTCCCCGAAGACAGTTGATGGGTGTCTGTTCCCCAGAACTACTGGAGACCGTTCCCTCGGTATTGCGGTCCCTGGGAGTGGACCGGGCCATGATAGTGCACGGTCTTCCGGGCATGGACGAGGTATCTCTCTGCGGAAGTACCTTGGTGGCCGAGCTGAAAGGAGAGGATGTGGAAAGGTACGAGATATGTCCGGAGGAGCAGGGACTGAAGCGCTGTCATGAAAACAAGGTCAGGGAACTGACACCTCAGGCCTCGGTCCGCGTCTGCATCGACCTCCTGCGAGGGAAGGCCAACGAACGGCGGGACATGGTATTGTTCAATTGCGCCTGCGCCCTCTATGTCTTTGGCAGTGCGTCCAGCATAGCTGCGGGCCTTTCCTTGGCGGAACGGGTCATTGACAGCGGCAATGCCTTCTCCAAGATGCAGCAGTATATCCTGGCCAGCAATGGCGGGGAGGCGGTCTGA
- a CDS encoding indole-3-glycerol-phosphate synthase — MLRGVEDRLSLLVRNARELVDCGFYSHRSTRYGRDQNCIRPSLVKEVKDRPNFPIVAEVKLASPTAGRLGTHLAEELIDDYRQGGAAALSVLTEPRFFLGSLRYLELAARTGLPVMMKDFIIDQVQIETASRLGASAVLLIEGIFDRELATGRDALIDKAHETGMEVVLEASTLTELEGAIGSKADILAFNQRDLRTFRQGPNDTGPALSVIGRDGRPAMVMSMMNGKEDVRRMRDMGASCVLIGSALSGSPCPRDKLSSMRMVR, encoded by the coding sequence ATGCTCAGAGGGGTAGAGGACCGGTTATCGCTCCTGGTCCGCAATGCCCGGGAGCTGGTGGATTGCGGGTTCTATTCCCATCGGTCGACCCGATACGGGAGGGATCAGAACTGCATCCGACCCTCATTGGTGAAGGAGGTGAAAGACCGTCCGAACTTCCCCATAGTGGCCGAGGTCAAGCTGGCCTCCCCTACGGCTGGGCGTCTCGGCACACATTTGGCCGAAGAGCTGATCGATGATTACCGTCAGGGCGGGGCGGCGGCATTGTCGGTGCTCACCGAACCCCGGTTCTTTCTGGGCTCCCTGCGCTATCTCGAGCTGGCCGCCAGGACCGGACTTCCGGTGATGATGAAGGATTTCATCATTGACCAGGTACAGATAGAGACAGCCTCCCGTCTGGGGGCGTCGGCCGTTTTGCTCATAGAGGGGATATTCGACCGGGAATTGGCCACCGGAAGGGACGCTCTCATCGATAAGGCCCATGAGACCGGAATGGAAGTGGTCCTGGAAGCCTCGACCTTAACGGAACTAGAAGGGGCGATAGGTAGTAAAGCTGACATCCTGGCCTTCAACCAACGGGACCTGCGCACCTTCCGACAGGGACCGAACGACACGGGACCGGCATTGAGCGTGATCGGACGGGACGGCCGACCGGCCATGGTCATGAGCATGATGAACGGTAAGGAGGACGTGCGCCGCATGCGGGACATGGGCGCCTCCTGCGTACTGATCGGTTCGGCCTTGAGCGGTTCTCCCTGCCCCCGCGACAAGCTGTCCTCCATGAGGATGGTCCGATGA
- a CDS encoding phosphoribosylanthranilate isomerase: MTAVKICGMRTFADLETCRQADYLGFVVLSDSPRNLELSTAQELMSCCGNLRVAVTTERRPRELENMVMDLEPDVLQLHSPLDRKLLASLSGMGVHLWGMLPATTDVIIDAGCLHECQALVLDTPSERLGGSGKVHDWDLSRRINRMIRPLPLVLAGGLRPDNVPEAIAKVVPFAVDVSSGVEEDGIKDRRKVDEFITNVKRVDGS; this comes from the coding sequence ATGACCGCGGTGAAGATATGCGGCATGCGTACCTTCGCCGATCTGGAGACCTGTCGCCAGGCGGACTACCTGGGTTTTGTGGTCCTTTCCGATTCGCCTAGGAACCTGGAACTGAGCACAGCTCAGGAGCTTATGTCCTGCTGCGGCAACCTCCGGGTGGCGGTGACCACTGAGCGGAGGCCGAGGGAGCTTGAAAATATGGTGATGGACCTTGAACCGGACGTGCTACAGTTGCATTCCCCCCTGGACCGGAAGCTGTTGGCTTCGTTGAGCGGCATGGGGGTGCACCTGTGGGGCATGTTGCCAGCAACAACGGACGTCATCATCGACGCCGGATGCTTGCATGAATGTCAGGCCTTGGTCCTGGATACGCCAAGCGAGAGGCTAGGTGGGAGCGGCAAGGTCCACGATTGGGACCTCAGCCGAAGAATTAACCGTATGATCAGGCCGCTACCGCTGGTACTGGCCGGGGGGCTTCGCCCGGATAATGTCCCGGAGGCGATAGCCAAAGTGGTCCCTTTCGCCGTGGACGTTTCCAGCGGTGTCGAGGAAGACGGGATCAAGGACCGACGGAAGGTCGATGAGTTCATAACGAACGTGAAAAGAGTTGATGGATCATGA
- the trpB gene encoding tryptophan synthase subunit beta, with the protein MNSRFGVYGGQYVPEVLVPALQELEREYLVARKDPVFLNELESYNRHYGGRETPLYFARRLTERCGGAKIYLKREDLCHGGAHKFNNVMGQALLARRMGKKRLIAETGAGQHGTATAMAAAVLGLKAEIYMGEIDVARQRMNVFRMKLMGAKVHEVRSGSKLLKDAINEALRDWSGSVEHTYYLLGTAAGPHPYPTMVRDFQSVIGREIRQQLQEAEGCLPDLLVACVGGGSNAIGTFHPFIEDPGVRLLGAEAAGEGLETGHHSASLSIGEVGVLQGCKSYLLQDEHGMIQEAHSIAPGLDYPGVGPEHSFLKDLKRAEYVGVTDKEALESFITLSQVEGIIPALESAHAVSAGMNEASSMSKDQVVVITISGRGDKDLETVFDMGVVE; encoded by the coding sequence ATGAATTCAAGGTTCGGTGTGTATGGGGGGCAATACGTGCCTGAAGTACTGGTACCCGCGCTCCAGGAACTGGAGAGAGAGTACCTGGTGGCTCGGAAGGACCCAGTGTTCCTAAATGAGCTGGAGAGCTACAACCGTCACTACGGTGGAAGGGAGACCCCTCTTTATTTCGCCCGGCGATTGACGGAACGTTGCGGCGGCGCGAAGATATACCTGAAACGGGAGGACCTTTGCCATGGTGGAGCCCACAAGTTCAACAACGTCATGGGCCAGGCACTCCTGGCCCGCCGCATGGGCAAGAAAAGACTGATCGCCGAGACCGGGGCTGGTCAACATGGCACGGCCACTGCCATGGCCGCGGCGGTACTTGGATTGAAGGCGGAGATCTACATGGGAGAGATAGACGTTGCTAGACAGCGCATGAACGTCTTCCGCATGAAACTGATGGGGGCGAAGGTTCACGAAGTGAGGTCCGGCTCCAAACTGCTCAAGGACGCCATTAACGAAGCTTTACGCGATTGGTCCGGGAGCGTGGAGCATACCTATTATCTTCTAGGCACCGCCGCCGGTCCGCATCCCTATCCCACCATGGTGCGGGACTTCCAGAGCGTCATCGGCCGGGAGATACGCCAGCAGCTTCAGGAGGCCGAGGGTTGCCTGCCAGACCTGCTGGTTGCCTGCGTGGGCGGGGGAAGCAACGCCATCGGGACCTTCCACCCGTTCATAGAGGACCCCGGGGTCAGACTGCTCGGCGCGGAGGCGGCCGGGGAAGGGCTGGAGACCGGGCATCATTCCGCCTCCTTGTCCATAGGGGAGGTCGGGGTTCTGCAGGGATGCAAATCGTATCTGCTTCAGGACGAGCATGGCATGATCCAGGAGGCGCACAGCATCGCCCCGGGACTGGACTATCCAGGCGTCGGTCCAGAACATAGTTTCCTGAAGGACCTGAAACGCGCCGAATACGTGGGCGTCACCGACAAGGAGGCCTTGGAGTCCTTTATCACCTTGTCCCAGGTGGAAGGGATCATTCCCGCCCTGGAGAGCGCGCATGCCGTCTCCGCCGGAATGAACGAGGCGTCGTCCATGTCCAAGGACCAGGTGGTGGTCATAACCATCTCCGGCCGGGGGGACAAGGACCTGGAGACGGTGTTCGACATGGGGGTGGTCGAGTGA
- the trpA gene encoding tryptophan synthase subunit alpha, whose translation MSRLQKTFVDARAEGRTALICYLMAGVPSPEDFVKMAVACLEGGADVLEIGVPFSDPLADGPVIQLAAVRALENKVTPPMVMDMVRELRSRTDRPIVLMGYYNPIFRMGEERFVDACRSAGADGLIVPDLPLHESASLRQTCQEKGLDLIQLTTPLTPDDRNSELVHATSGFLYLVTRTGVTGGGSVMTEDLRKMISRTRSVDLHVPLAAGFGISRPEQVRAARDMGADGVIVGSALVSLTLNGSSADDLKDTVRRLASACDAERPRIQ comes from the coding sequence GTGAGCCGTTTGCAAAAGACATTCGTCGACGCCCGTGCGGAGGGGCGCACCGCCTTGATATGCTATCTGATGGCCGGGGTGCCCTCGCCAGAGGATTTCGTGAAAATGGCCGTGGCCTGCCTGGAGGGCGGGGCGGACGTTCTGGAGATAGGCGTGCCTTTCTCCGATCCGTTGGCCGACGGTCCGGTCATTCAGCTGGCGGCAGTACGCGCCCTGGAGAACAAGGTGACCCCCCCGATGGTCATGGACATGGTACGTGAACTGAGGAGTAGGACCGATCGACCCATTGTGCTCATGGGCTATTACAACCCCATCTTCCGCATGGGGGAGGAGCGGTTCGTGGATGCTTGCCGGAGCGCCGGAGCGGACGGCCTGATCGTGCCGGACCTGCCGTTGCACGAGAGCGCCTCCCTGCGCCAAACCTGTCAGGAAAAAGGATTGGACCTTATTCAGTTGACCACCCCGTTGACGCCGGACGACCGGAACAGTGAACTGGTGCATGCCACCTCGGGTTTTCTGTATCTGGTCACACGCACTGGCGTTACCGGAGGAGGATCGGTCATGACGGAAGACCTTCGGAAAATGATAAGCCGGACGCGCTCCGTCGACCTCCACGTCCCCTTGGCCGCCGGATTCGGCATATCTAGACCGGAACAGGTTCGGGCGGCGAGGGACATGGGAGCGGACGGCGTCATAGTCGGCAGCGCTCTTGTCTCCCTGACGCTCAATGGCTCCTCCGCGGATGATCTTAAGGACACCGTCCGCCGTCTAGCATCGGCCTGCGATGCGGAGCGCCCGCGGATTCAATAA
- a CDS encoding energy-coupling factor ABC transporter permease has product MHIPDGLMDPMVIIMGWALALPVIALAIYKLNRSVDERMVPFMAILAAGIFVAQMLNFPIGGGTTGHLIGAALAVVLLGLYGGILVMTTILVIQCLIFGDGGLTALGLNLLNMAVVAPLVAYGGLRLLKRGTTEKGLTVPLAAWTSVFVTALFCGVQMGLSYTLSGGAFGIDWIISLPAMGIYHAFIAIGEAIITTGVVLFLSKVAPETLEFGMHPQEVSA; this is encoded by the coding sequence ATGCATATTCCTGACGGTCTGATGGATCCCATGGTGATCATCATGGGCTGGGCCTTGGCCCTGCCGGTCATAGCTTTGGCCATATACAAACTTAATAGAAGCGTTGACGAGCGCATGGTGCCCTTCATGGCCATATTGGCGGCGGGAATATTCGTGGCCCAGATGCTGAACTTCCCGATCGGCGGCGGGACCACCGGTCATCTGATCGGCGCCGCCCTCGCCGTGGTGCTGCTGGGATTGTACGGAGGAATTCTGGTAATGACCACCATCCTGGTCATACAATGTCTTATCTTCGGGGACGGGGGGCTGACCGCACTGGGACTCAATCTTCTCAACATGGCGGTGGTGGCACCACTGGTAGCTTACGGAGGCCTACGCCTGCTGAAAAGGGGAACGACCGAAAAAGGACTGACCGTGCCATTGGCCGCTTGGACCTCGGTCTTCGTCACCGCCCTGTTCTGCGGAGTGCAGATGGGGTTGAGCTATACACTATCCGGAGGGGCGTTCGGCATCGACTGGATCATATCCCTACCGGCCATGGGCATCTATCACGCCTTCATCGCCATCGGTGAGGCCATCATCACCACGGGAGTGGTGCTCTTCCTGAGCAAGGTGGCCCCGGAGACCCTGGAGTTCGGTATGCATCCCCAGGAGGTGTCTGCATGA
- the cbiQ gene encoding cobalt ECF transporter T component CbiQ, with product MEQHVDRFAGDSWLSSFDPRVKMLCVFALAVLVATLTQVGALLPVLLFALGLVMVSRIPFLHLAKGYALAFPFVLFASLTMLFTSGGENALAMGLRVSTSVLLLLVMVSSTPFMDVLWTLRWFRMPMILSNMIMFTYRFIFVMLDESERMRLARRSRGFKGGRSLLDREAFKVLSNTIGMLFLRSYRRASRVYVALLSRGYDGTIRGVTSFRLRGRDAAFSLAFVIIGTLTLSRQMGWYLWP from the coding sequence ATGGAACAGCACGTGGACAGGTTCGCCGGGGATTCCTGGTTGTCAAGTTTCGACCCCCGAGTCAAAATGCTCTGCGTGTTCGCGTTGGCGGTGCTTGTGGCCACCCTCACCCAGGTCGGGGCCCTCCTTCCGGTCCTCCTGTTCGCTCTCGGCCTGGTGATGGTGTCACGCATCCCGTTCCTTCATCTGGCCAAAGGATATGCCTTGGCCTTCCCCTTCGTCCTCTTCGCCTCCTTGACGATGCTGTTCACTTCCGGAGGGGAGAACGCCCTGGCCATGGGACTGAGGGTGTCGACCTCGGTATTGCTCTTACTGGTGATGGTGTCGTCCACCCCCTTCATGGACGTGCTGTGGACCCTGCGATGGTTCAGAATGCCGATGATACTCAGCAACATGATCATGTTCACCTATCGATTCATATTCGTCATGCTGGACGAATCGGAACGCATGCGCCTGGCCCGCAGGTCCCGAGGGTTCAAGGGAGGAAGGTCCCTTCTTGATCGGGAGGCGTTCAAGGTATTGTCGAACACCATCGGCATGCTGTTCCTTCGCTCGTACCGTCGGGCCAGTCGGGTCTACGTGGCACTGCTCTCACGCGGGTACGATGGGACCATCAGGGGGGTCACCTCCTTCAGATTGAGGGGCAGGGACGCGGCCTTCAGCCTGGCGTTCGTTATAATAGGCACTTTGACATTATCCAGGCAGATGGGGTGGTACCTCTGGCCGTGA
- a CDS encoding ABC transporter ATP-binding protein: MVPLAVISLKNVRFEYPGRHLALDDVSLEVAEGERVALIGPNGAGKSTLLHLMAALDFPQAGEVIVAGRKVERKGAAETRKQVGFLFQDPDDQVFMPSVWEDVAFGPLNMGLPEEEVRHRVEKALEESGASHLSKRVPQNLSLGEKKRVAVAGLLSMSPPVLLLDEPTANLDPQGRRDLLNILSGLKQSMVIATHDLALAFELADRAVVLNKKVLFDGSIHELVKMPEVLKEANLELPSFSRLMMMYRQHVGADFEPPLTVEEAFELLKDHRS, encoded by the coding sequence GTGGTACCTCTGGCCGTGATCTCCCTCAAGAACGTTCGTTTCGAATATCCCGGGCGACACCTCGCCCTCGATGATGTGAGCCTGGAAGTGGCGGAAGGAGAGCGCGTGGCCTTGATCGGCCCCAACGGGGCCGGGAAGAGCACCCTGCTGCACCTCATGGCCGCCCTGGACTTCCCTCAGGCCGGGGAGGTCATCGTGGCCGGAAGGAAAGTGGAGCGCAAAGGGGCGGCGGAGACCAGGAAGCAGGTGGGATTCCTGTTCCAGGACCCGGACGACCAGGTGTTCATGCCTAGCGTCTGGGAGGACGTGGCCTTCGGACCTTTGAACATGGGGCTTCCGGAAGAGGAGGTTCGCCACCGGGTGGAGAAGGCCTTGGAGGAAAGCGGTGCGTCCCATCTGTCAAAAAGAGTGCCGCAGAACCTCTCGCTGGGGGAGAAGAAGCGGGTGGCCGTTGCCGGACTCCTCTCCATGTCCCCACCGGTGCTGCTTCTGGACGAACCCACTGCGAACCTGGACCCTCAAGGTCGCCGGGACCTGTTGAACATCCTTTCCGGGCTGAAGCAGAGCATGGTCATCGCCACGCACGATCTGGCGTTGGCGTTCGAGTTGGCCGACCGGGCGGTGGTGCTGAACAAGAAAGTGCTCTTCGACGGCAGCATTCACGAACTGGTGAAGATGCCGGAGGTTCTGAAGGAGGCGAACTTGGAACTGCCCAGCTTTTCCCGCCTGATGATGATGTACCGTCAGCATGTGGGCGCTGATTTCGAGCCCCCTCTGACCGTTGAAGAGGCCTTCGAACTTCTGAAGGATCACAGGTCGTGA